The Sporosarcina ureae genomic sequence GCAGGCTAAAAGAGCTCCACAGTTCGGCTTAACTTCACAGCAAGGAGCGCGACTTGCTTCCTTTTATGGAAGAAATAGTGATCAAGTGTTCCGATTCGCCCATGCGATTTCAGCAGAAGAGAATAGTTTGCCAATAAGTTTACGTGCAGAGATTTTATATAGTATTCATTGTGAAATGGCCACATCGCCAAGTGATTTCTTTATCCGGAGAAAAGGGGATTTATATTTCCAAATCGATGTTGTGGAATTATTAGCGACACAAGTAACAAACTATATGGCAAAGTTACTGCATTATACCGACAGCCAGAAAACCATTTATGAAAACGATTTAAAAAATGCGATTGCTGAAGCGAAAGGAAGTGCAGGTTCATGACAGACCAGTGGATAAAGATGCGTGATGGTACTAAAGTGTACAGTACGAGTTATACACCTAAGACCAAGCCAATAGCTCGTGTACATATCATTCACGGATTGGCTGAACATAGCCGTCGCTATGAACGATTTGCACAGTACTTGCTGTCACAAGGGTATGTCGTGACGTTGCATGACCAAAGAGGCCACGGAAAGACAGCCATAGAAAACGGCTATGTCTACGGCTATCTGGGTGACTCTGCTACATTCGACCAATTGGTAGACGATGCATTTGAAGTGAATCAATCCTATCAACTGCAATATCCCGAACTTCCGGTAGTACTCCTCGGACATAGTATGGGTTCGTTCGTTGCAAGGCGCTATATCCAGCTATACGGTTCAACAATAAATCAAGTGATCTTATTAGGTACTGGAACCAATTCTGAGCTCATTGCACATGCTGCGATTGCATTGGCTGCGTATAGAGAAGAGAAGTTCCCTAAAGAGCAACCGGATGAGTTTTTGAATGGTCTGGTCTTTGGTAATTATTCAAAACAATTTCCTAATGAAGGGGAATTTGCATGGTTATCACGCGATGTAGATAGTGTAACTGATTATGAAGCAGATGAGGCATGCGGATTCGTGCCTACTGCTCAAATGTTCCGCGTGTTGTTAGAAGGATTAAATTCTTTGGAATCGCCTGAATTCTTGTTGAATATTCCAAATGAACTACCGATTTTATTACTCTCAGGTACAGATGATTTAGTAGGAGACCGTGCTAAAGGGGTTTGGAAAGTAGCCAAACAATTCGATAAAGCCAATCAACAGCAAGTGACTGTTCAGCTCTATGAAGGCGGAAGACATGAGATGCTTCAGGAAACCAACTATAAACATGTGTATACGACTATCATAGAATGGATGAGACGACATGAACCTACCCGTTGATGTACTAGCAATAGTAGGGCCAACTGCTTCAGGTAAGACAGCGCTTAGTGTAGCGCTTGCAAATTTGTTTGATGGGGAAATCATTAATGGAGATGCCATGCAAGTATACAAAGAATTGGATATCGGCACAGCAAAGATACATCATTCTGAAATGCAAGGAATCCCACATCATTTCTTTGATGTGAAAGAACCAACGGAATCGTTTTCCGTAGCAGAATATCAACTAGCCGTCAGACAATGGATAGCAGATATTCAATCTCGCGGAAAACTACCCATACTTGTCGGTGGTAGCGGAATGTATGTGCAGTCTGTTTTGTTTGATTATCGATTTACAGAACAAGCAGCTGATCCTGAAGTGCGAGCGCGTTTAGAACGAGAACTTGAATCTGAAGGTGCAGATGTATTGCATGCAAGACTTGCAGAATTGGATCTGAAAAGTTCAGAAAAAATACATCCAAATAACCATAGAAGGCTAGTACGTGCGTTAGAAATCCTTGAAGTGACGGGTCAAACAAAACAAGATCATGAACAACAGCAAGGAAATCAACCCATGTATCATTCTTTAATTATTGGATTAGATCTCCCACGACAATTACTGTATGAACGAATCGATCTGCGTGTAGAACAAATGGTTCAAGCGGGATTATTTAATGAAGTACAGCAACTGTGGAATAAAGGAATTCGCCAAACTCAATCAGTACAAGCGATAGGTTATAAAGAACTGATTTCCTATTTTGACGGCCAATTAACAAAAGAGCAAGCAATAGAAGCGGTAAAGAAAAATACACGCAATTACGCAAAAAGGCAGCTAACATATTTCCGTAATAAATTGCCTGTCCAGTGGGTTGATGCTAATCAGCCAGCGGAAGAAATATTTCAAACAACCTGTAAGATAATAAAGGGTTTTAAGAAGTGAGTATGGAATAACTAAATAACAGTGACAAGGAGGCAATTGAATGACACAAGGAAATATGCAAGATACGTTTTTAAATTCTTTACGGAAGAATAACACATTTGTTACGATTTTTTTATTAAATGGTTTTCAGTTAAAGGGTCTAATTAAGTCGTATGATAATTATACGGTGCTGCTGGAAACGGATGGCAAGCAACAACTAATTTATAAGCACGCGATTTCCACGTATTCTCCTGCAAAACCAGTTATTTTAAAAGATGAACTATAAACAGGCGCTTGCCTGTTTTTTTTGTTGTCTTTCTTTTAGTATATAGACTTCATCTGGTAAAATAGAATATGACAAAATGAAATGAGGTACTACACATGCAAATTGCACCCATTAATGAAGAATTACTAACTAAATCAAAAGAAGCGGAAGAACTCATCGCGCCGTATGTGAAGACGGTAGAAGAAGTTGCATTTTTTAACCAAAGAAAAGTCTTACAAGCATTCAAAAAAAATCAAGTAAGTGACTTTCATTTATCGGGATCAACAGGTTATGGCTATGACGACAGTGGTCGTGATGTATTGGAACAAGTATATTCGGACGTATTCGGAGCGGAAGACTGTCTTGTAAGAAATCAAATCATTTCCGGAACGCATGCAATTACAATTAGCTTGTTTGGAATATTGCGCCCAGGTGATGAACTTCTATATATTACAGGTAAACCATACGATACGTTGGAGTCTATCATTTCGGGCAAAGGGAAAGATACTGGTTCACTAGAAGATTTTCAAATTTCGTACCAGCATGTTGATTTGAAAGAAAATGGTTCCGTTGATTATGAGAAAGTAAAAGAAACAATCTCATCGAAGACGAAAATCGTAGCGATTCAACGTTCTAAAGGCTATTCAAGCAATCCCTCATTCAGAATCCATGAAATTGAAGCGATTATAAAGGAAGTCCGCAACATGAAAGAGGATGTTGTAATCTTTGTAGATAATTGCTATGGAGAATTCGTTGAAAGGAAAGAGCCCGTTGAAGTTGGGGCGGATCTTATGGCAGGCTCACTTATTAAAAATCCAGGTGGCGGACTTGCCAGAACAGGTGGTTACATAGCGGGTAAGAAAGACTTGGTTGAGAAATGTGCATATCGTATGACATCTCCAGGTCTTGGAGCCGAAGCAGGAGCTTCTCTCGATACGTTACTAGAGATGTATCAAGGTTTCTTCTTGGCACCACACGTAGTTAGTCAGGCGGTTAAAGGCGCGTTATTCACATCGGCATTTTTCGGTAGCTTCGGTATGAATACGACACCGCATTACAGTGAGCTTCGAACGGATTTAATACAATCAGTGAATTTTAGGAATGCGGAACAAATGATTGCATTCTGCCAAATGATTCAGCAAAATTCACCAATCAATGCCCAATATGCACCGGAACCATCCTATATGCCGGGTTATGCTGATGACGTCATCATGGCTGCGGGAACGTTCATTCAAGGCTCCAGTATCGAATTGACAGCTGACGGCCCGATCAGACCGCCATACACAGCATATATTCAAGGCGGATTGACTTATGAGCATGTAAAATCAGCTGTACTAGATTCTATGGAACAGTTACTTGAAAAGAAATTGGTGTAAAGAAAAAAGTGTATCAAAACCTCATGTGGTTTTCGATACACTTTTTCTTTATTAATGAATCATACGGAATACACCAATCACTTTTCCTAAAATAGAAACTTGATCTACAATGATTGGCTCCATGGATGAGTTTTCTGGTTGGAGTCGGAAATAGTCTTTCTCTTTAAAGAAACGTTTGACTGTTGCTTCATCATCTTCTGTCATAGCTACGACAATTTCACCATTACTTGCGGAGTGCGTTTGTCTGACAATCACGCGGTCTCCGTTTAAAATGCCGGCTTCGATCATGCTATCCCCTACAATCTCCAACATGAAGATTTCCTCTTCTGATGAACCGAATGTATCCGGCAATGGGAAGTACTCTTCAATATTTTCAATCGTTGTAATTGGATTCCCTGCTGTAACTTTACCAATTAACGGTACATGCATAACGCCACTTTTTAACTCGTCCAGTCCTTCAGGATCCAAAATTTCAATGGCGCGTGGTTTTGTCGGGTCCCTACGTATGAAGCCTTTACTTTCGAGTCGTGATAAGTGACCGTGGACCGTAGAACTTGAAGCTAGACCGACAGCTTCTCCAATTTCGCGAACGGAAGGGGGGTACCCTTTTAAACGCACTTCATCTTTTATAAACGCAAGTATTTCTTCTTGTCTCTTTGATATTTTCTTCAACAGATTCACCTCTTCTACTAGTTTGCGAGCAATGGAATACTGAACCACTATTTTGAATATAGTATAACATGTGTTCGATTACTAATCAAACAAAGGTTCTAATTTTACTTGACATAGAATCATATGTTCTCTTATAATTAAGAACAAGTATTCCGAACGTGTATTCTAAAAGCGAAAATTAGAGGAGGAATTATAATGGAGTCTATTAAAGAATTTATTAAAAATAATTATTATTTTGCAGTATTATTAGCAGTTTGTGTATCATTTGCTTGGGTTCAATTCGATAAAATGGCTGAGGAAGATCTCTATATGGAAATCGTTGTTAATGAAGGGGATACACTGTGGCAGTTGGCTTCTAATTACTCACAAGATATACCGACCACCCACTGGATCGAACAGGTACGTTCTTTAAATGAATTACCTACGGATCAAATCGTTTCAGGTGAATTACTGCGGGTGCCTGTTAAGATTAATAAACAAACAGATATTCGAGTAGCTGAAATAGGAGTGGGAACTAAATGATTGAAAAGAGATGTGTAATATACTGCCGAGTGAGTACGGAAAAAGAAACACAAGAACAATCTATTGTAAGGCAGCAAGAAGAACTTGAAAAATTAGCTACTGAGTTATCATATGATTGTGTTGGAATCTATACAGATCGGCAGAGTGGATACGACATGGATCGTGAAGGTCTTCTATCGATGTTGGATCGAATTCAAGACGGTTCAGTGGATGCGGTATTTATTCAAGACGAAACACGATTAGGACGAGGTAATGCAAGAGTCGCAATATTGCATGTAATCGCTAAAAGTGAGACGACTGTGATTACCAATCATTCAAACGGTACGATAGAACTGAATGAAATGGATTCAATGTTATTAGAAATTCTTGCAATCGTGGAAGAATATCAACGCAAACTACATAATGCGAAAATACGTAGAGGGATGAAGCGTGCTGTTGACAAAGGCTATGATCCATCGAAGAATCTGCGAAATATTGACCAAGCATTGGGGCGTGAAAGACTTGAGCTTCCGATAGAAGAAATTGTCTCACTCCGTAACAAAGGTCTCACGTATGAAGAAATTGCAAATGTATTAAATGGATTAGGTCATGCTGTCAGTAAGGCGACGGTTCATAGAAGATATAAAGAGTTTTTAGCTCTGGAACGCTAATAGGTTGCACTTTTCCTCCAGGTTGTTTACATTTTATTAAACGACTAACTTATGGAGGTTTTTAAAGGTGCTCTCAGAAAAGAAAATAAAACGCATAAATGAATTGGCAAATAAAAAGAAAACAACAGGATTATCGATTGAGGAAGCAAAAGAACAGACGCGGCTTAGAAAGGAATACTTGGAAACATTCCGTTCAAGTATGCGTGAAACTATCGAATCTGTCAAAGTAGTGGACCCAGAAGGAAATGACGTAACACCTGAAAAGGTCAAACAAGCTAGAGCCAATTTAAAACCACTAAATTGATGATAGGTAAAGGATTAACATTGTAATTAATTGTGGAATTGACTACACTATAGAAGGTATATGTACTATAAAACACTCATATGAGGCAGGATGGAAAGGATGTACAGCATGACCGAAAAAATCGATCAACTGGCAATAACGACAATCCGAACATTATCAATCGATGCGATTGAAAAAGCAAATTCTGGTCACCCAGGATTACCGATGGGCGCAGCGCCGATGGCTTATACACTATGGACGCAACATTTACACCACAATCCATCAAACCCACAATGGTTCAATCGTGATCGTTTTGTCCTTTCAGCAGGACACGGCTCGATGTTACTCTACAGCTTATTACATTTAAGTGGCTATGGTTTAACTATTGATGACTTGAAAAATTTCAGACAATGGGATTCAAAGACACCTGGACATCCGGAATATGGACATACAGTAGGAGTGGAAGCAACGACTGGACCACTTGGTCAAGGAATTGGTATGTCTGTAGGTATGGCAATGGCTGAAAAACATTTAGCGGCAACGTATAACAAGCCAGGTTTCGATATTGTCGACCACTACACATATGCACTTTGTGGAGATGGTGATTTGATGGAAGGTGTAGCGGCAGAAGCAATTTCCATGGCAGGCCATCTTCAATTAAACAAACTGATCGTACTATATGACAGCAACGACATTTCTCTAGATGGCGATTTGGATATGTCATTCTCCGAAAACATTAGAAAGCGTTTTGAATCATATGGCTGGAACTACGCACGAGTAGAAGACGGCAATGATACAAAAGCTGTTTCTGATGCAATCGAAAAAGCAAAAGGTAATACAGGTGGGCCAACAATCATTGAAGTGAAAACTGTGATCGGCTATGGTTCACCAAACAAATCTGGTAAAGCAGATGCACACGGTGCGCCATTAGGTGAAGATGAAATGGCACTTACGAAAGAGTATTACAAGTGGACATTCGAAGAGGACTTCTACGTTCCAGAAGAAGTCTATGACCGTTTTAATTCCGCAACGGACCAACTAGGTGTTCAATCAGAGCAACAATGGAATGATTTATTCGCAAGCTATGAAAACGAGCACAAAGAATTGGCAGCACAGTTTAAACAAGCGATTGCAAATGAACTTCCAACTGATTTAAAAGAACAAATGCCAGTTTATGAAGCGGGTGCTTCTGTAGCGACTCGTTCAGCATCAGGTGATTCAATTAATGCATTAGCTAAAGCAGTTCCAGCTTTATTCGGTGGGAGTGCAGACCTTGCAGGTTCGAACAAGACGACGATCAAAAATGCCGGTGATTTTACTGTAGACAACTATGCAGGCCGTAATATATGGTTTGGTGTTCGTGAATTCGCGATGGGGACTGCTTTAAACGGCATGACTCTTCACGGCGGAGTGAAAGTATTTGGCGGAACATTCTTCGTGTTTAGCGACTATGTACGTCCTGCTATTCGTCTGTCAGCATTAATGGGCTTACCTGTTACTTATGTCTTCACACATGACAGCGTAGCGGTCGGTGAAGATGGACCTACTCATGAACCTGTTGAGCAATTGGCTTCATTACGTGCAATGCCTGGATTGTCTATCATCCGTCCAGCCGATGGAAACGAAACATCTGCAGCATGGCATATAGCTGCCACTTCAAAAAACACACCAACTGTCTTAGTATTGTCTAGACAAAACCTTGAAGTATTGCCTAATTCACAAGAACTTGCGATGGAAAATGTCTCAAAAGGTGCGTATGTTATATCACCTGCTACTAAAGAGCAAGCGGATGGTTTATTGCTTGCAAGTGGCTCGGAAGTAAGTCTTGCGGTTGAAGCACAGAAAGCTCTTAAAGAGCAAGACATCGACGTCAGTGTCGTCTCCATGCCTTCATGGGATCTATTTGAGAAGCAAGACCAAGTGTATAAAGATTCTGTTCTTCCAAAGAATATCAAGAAGAGAGTGGCGATTGAGATGGGAGCTTCTCTTGGGTGGCATAAATACTCGGGCGATGAAGGAACTGTCATGGCAATCGATACATTCGGTGCAAGTGCGCCAGGCGACTTAGTCATTGAAAAGTATGGCTTTACGGTTGAAAATGTTGTGCATGAAATGAAAAATCTAGTAAATAACTAAATACCCAGCGCACGGCTCCTAGAGTCGTGCGTTTTTTGCGCAGCTTTACGACAATAATAGTGAGGAAGTTTTCCGCAAACTGACACGATTTACTGAGGACAAGTTCTATGATAGACAGTAGGAGGTGTTCGTTATGAGGAAGTATGAAATTTTTAAGATTAAGTCAGCGTATCAATCCTTCATAATGGGTCGTGAACGTTTATTATTTGAGCTACTAACAGTAGGTCCTTCTACGAACTATCAAGAAATTGAATATTTATGTGATCAATTAAATCAAAGAGAACTGGATCATATCATTCAGAATAACTTGGCAAAAAGTTTTGATGAACTGGATTCATACCATAATGAATACCGTTTGACACACTTAATCAAAGGAGAAGTCTTCATCAAAATGGGTACTCACAGTATACAAGTGTATTGCCAAGGATCACGCATGTTGGATCTAGATTTATTTGTAGCGTTATCTACTTCAACAGATCGTTTTTTTGCCGTGATGAATGAACAGGAAGAATGTGGGTGGCTCAAGCCACTAAAACACTCAGAACGCATGATACTAGAAAATTCGATGATGTAAAAACTTCCGCACAATTTGTGTACAGTCATTGCTATTCACTGCTGCTATGTTGTATAATCCTTCTTGGTAGTATGTAATCGAACTATTTTTATGAGGGGGGTTTGGCAGTAATGACTTTATGGATAGCAATTTTATTGATCGTCGTCGCTTTGATCGGCGGAGTAGCTCTCGGCTTTTTCATAGCACGTAAATATATGATGAATTATTTGAAGGACAATCCGCCAATTAATGAACAAATGTTACGTATGATGATGATGCAGATGGGACAAAAACCTTCACAAAAGAAAATTAACCAAATGATGGCTCAAATGAACAAGGTTCAAGACAAGCCAGCTAAAAAAAAATAAGTAAAACTCCGTGATTAGCAAATTCGCTAGCACGGAGATTTTTTATTTTCTACCATATAGTATTGTCAGGAATATAAACGGAAACGATTCAAAAATCTTTGAACCGTTTGTAGATATTCATCAGGGTTATCATTATACGATTTGGCATGTGCTCCTTTTGCGAAAAGCTTCAACATTTTATCGCCTTCTTTTAATTCATATAACTCTTCCGTCATTTGAGGCAAAATGAAAGTGTCTTCCATGCTGTGAATGAATAACACGGGTTTATCAATAAATTTCATCACTTCACGAGGAGAAACAGCCGCAGAAGTATAGCCATCACGAATCTTTAAAAATAAATTGGCGATTCGTAAACTCATGGACGTTTTAAACGGCATCTCCGTACGAATAATATGCAGTAGTTGCTCTGAGAAATCCGAGAACGGACAATCGGATATATAGAAATCTGCTTCATCTTCATACGTACCTGCGTATAAAAGCGTAGTGGCGGCTCCCATAGATTCTCCGTGGATACCAATTAAAGCGCGCTTACCTACACGTTTACGTACAGCTGTTACAACTTCCTTCAAATCCATTTTTTCATAAAATCCAAAACTTGTTGTTTTTCCACCAGAATCACCATGTCGACGATGATCAAAAATAACAGAATTAAATCCTAAACGTTCAAACAGTCGAGCATATTTGATGGAATTCACTTTGTTCTCCGTTACACCATGGCAAATAACAACTGTTCGCGTTGTATCTAAAGGCCGTAAGAAAATGGCGCGTAAGTTATAGCCGTTAGGTGATGGAATCCAAATATCGTCTTTTCTTACAGTTTCAAACCACTGACGATCAAAACGTTTAGCGATCATCTCGCGCTGTAAAATAACTTCTGAGTCTTTTGTTTTTAAATACATCAGGCGATTGGTTACAAGGATACCGAAAAATGTTAGAAGGGCTGTAATAACACTTGACGTTATACCGATAATATAAACTACTCTACGTTTCAACAAAATCCTCCTTTCTATTTACTTTCTTCTTGTATATAAATTATACATCGCTGTTTCAATAGGACGGGACAGATAAGGTGCAACTATATCTACTGCTGCACATATTCTGTCCATATCAATCCCTGTTGCTATATTGACTGACTGCAATAGGTATAGCACATCCTCCGTCGCGACGTTACCTGTAGCACCAGGTCCAAAGGGTCAGCCGCCTAGGCCACCGGCAGACGTTTCAAATCGATCAACGCAGGCTTGCAAAGAGACGTAAATAGTAGCCAAACCTAATTTACGGGTATCATGGAAATGTGCTGTGATTAAAATGTTCGGAAATTGCTTTTTCAGTTCATGAAATAAAGTGAAACTGGCTAAAGGGTTTGCCATACCATCAGTATCTACCGCACTTAATTCATCTACACCTATATCGACAAACTTCTTACAATGAGCTAGAGTTTTTTCAAGTGGAATAAAACCTTCATACGGACAGTGAAATGCTGTCGAAATACAAGCCCTGACAAAATGATAATTATTTTTAAGCTGATGGATAGTCGGTCGTAGCGTCTCTATACTCTCCGCAGTGGATCGATTGATAGTATGTTGATTGAATGTATCACTGACTCCTACAAACACTGCTACGCTATCTCCACCAGCTTGGAGGGCATTCTCAACACCTTGTGCATTGGGCGTGAGAACAAGTTTCCTGCCTAGTTTGCTTACCCGTTCCATAATCTCTTTGGAATCTGACATTTGACGAACCCACTTAGGCGATACATAGGAAGTGATTTCCATTTCATGTAAACCTGTTCGCTGCAAAGCATGTATAAAAGCTAATTTTTGATCGGTTGGAATACTGTTTTTTTTTCATTCTGTAAACCATCGCGTGGTCCAACCTCGATTAACGTCACGGTTTTTGGTAAACTATACATAAACATCCCTCCCCTAATCTATTGTACGTAATATAAGCGAATTAGGGCAATGTAAAACCCTTGTCAATTAAATGGATAATAATAAAAAATAGTACTCTTTATCTAATAGAAAGTAGTGAATAATATGTCGAAAAAACAACGAAAAGTATCAAGTAATCAAAGGAAGCAAACCACAGATGATTCTGCAACTTCACTTTCGGACTTAATGAGCGAAGATATGTTAGCGAAATTAAAAGGCATGAAGCAAGAAATGAAAGTGGAAGAAGAAATAAAACTCGAACAAGAAAAAGAAAAACGTATTCAAGAGCGAAAAGAACGTGAAAAAAATAAAAGTTTTGAAGAATTACTAGAGGAATATGGATATGATGGAACAAAGCATAGAGAATACTAAGCATGCAAGTAGCTATACTAGTCAAGTAGTTCCTTTATAAAAGTCTTTTACAAAGGAGATGGATAAATGCGTTTCTTGTATATTACGTATCGTAAGAAACAAGATATT encodes the following:
- a CDS encoding alpha/beta hydrolase; amino-acid sequence: MTDQWIKMRDGTKVYSTSYTPKTKPIARVHIIHGLAEHSRRYERFAQYLLSQGYVVTLHDQRGHGKTAIENGYVYGYLGDSATFDQLVDDAFEVNQSYQLQYPELPVVLLGHSMGSFVARRYIQLYGSTINQVILLGTGTNSELIAHAAIALAAYREEKFPKEQPDEFLNGLVFGNYSKQFPNEGEFAWLSRDVDSVTDYEADEACGFVPTAQMFRVLLEGLNSLESPEFLLNIPNELPILLLSGTDDLVGDRAKGVWKVAKQFDKANQQQVTVQLYEGGRHEMLQETNYKHVYTTIIEWMRRHEPTR
- the miaA gene encoding tRNA (adenosine(37)-N6)-dimethylallyltransferase MiaA: MNLPVDVLAIVGPTASGKTALSVALANLFDGEIINGDAMQVYKELDIGTAKIHHSEMQGIPHHFFDVKEPTESFSVAEYQLAVRQWIADIQSRGKLPILVGGSGMYVQSVLFDYRFTEQAADPEVRARLERELESEGADVLHARLAELDLKSSEKIHPNNHRRLVRALEILEVTGQTKQDHEQQQGNQPMYHSLIIGLDLPRQLLYERIDLRVEQMVQAGLFNEVQQLWNKGIRQTQSVQAIGYKELISYFDGQLTKEQAIEAVKKNTRNYAKRQLTYFRNKLPVQWVDANQPAEEIFQTTCKIIKGFKK
- the hfq gene encoding RNA chaperone Hfq; this encodes MTQGNMQDTFLNSLRKNNTFVTIFLLNGFQLKGLIKSYDNYTVLLETDGKQQLIYKHAISTYSPAKPVILKDEL
- a CDS encoding aminotransferase class I/II-fold pyridoxal phosphate-dependent enzyme codes for the protein MQIAPINEELLTKSKEAEELIAPYVKTVEEVAFFNQRKVLQAFKKNQVSDFHLSGSTGYGYDDSGRDVLEQVYSDVFGAEDCLVRNQIISGTHAITISLFGILRPGDELLYITGKPYDTLESIISGKGKDTGSLEDFQISYQHVDLKENGSVDYEKVKETISSKTKIVAIQRSKGYSSNPSFRIHEIEAIIKEVRNMKEDVVIFVDNCYGEFVERKEPVEVGADLMAGSLIKNPGGGLARTGGYIAGKKDLVEKCAYRMTSPGLGAEAGASLDTLLEMYQGFFLAPHVVSQAVKGALFTSAFFGSFGMNTTPHYSELRTDLIQSVNFRNAEQMIAFCQMIQQNSPINAQYAPEPSYMPGYADDVIMAAGTFIQGSSIELTADGPIRPPYTAYIQGGLTYEHVKSAVLDSMEQLLEKKLV
- the lexA gene encoding transcriptional repressor LexA codes for the protein MKKISKRQEEILAFIKDEVRLKGYPPSVREIGEAVGLASSSTVHGHLSRLESKGFIRRDPTKPRAIEILDPEGLDELKSGVMHVPLIGKVTAGNPITTIENIEEYFPLPDTFGSSEEEIFMLEIVGDSMIEAGILNGDRVIVRQTHSASNGEIVVAMTEDDEATVKRFFKEKDYFRLQPENSSMEPIIVDQVSILGKVIGVFRMIH
- the yneA gene encoding cell division suppressor protein YneA encodes the protein MESIKEFIKNNYYFAVLLAVCVSFAWVQFDKMAEEDLYMEIVVNEGDTLWQLASNYSQDIPTTHWIEQVRSLNELPTDQIVSGELLRVPVKINKQTDIRVAEIGVGTK
- a CDS encoding YneB family resolvase-like protein; this encodes MIEKRCVIYCRVSTEKETQEQSIVRQQEELEKLATELSYDCVGIYTDRQSGYDMDREGLLSMLDRIQDGSVDAVFIQDETRLGRGNARVAILHVIAKSETTVITNHSNGTIELNEMDSMLLEILAIVEEYQRKLHNAKIRRGMKRAVDKGYDPSKNLRNIDQALGRERLELPIEEIVSLRNKGLTYEEIANVLNGLGHAVSKATVHRRYKEFLALER
- a CDS encoding DUF896 domain-containing protein — encoded protein: MLSEKKIKRINELANKKKTTGLSIEEAKEQTRLRKEYLETFRSSMRETIESVKVVDPEGNDVTPEKVKQARANLKPLN
- the tkt gene encoding transketolase codes for the protein MTEKIDQLAITTIRTLSIDAIEKANSGHPGLPMGAAPMAYTLWTQHLHHNPSNPQWFNRDRFVLSAGHGSMLLYSLLHLSGYGLTIDDLKNFRQWDSKTPGHPEYGHTVGVEATTGPLGQGIGMSVGMAMAEKHLAATYNKPGFDIVDHYTYALCGDGDLMEGVAAEAISMAGHLQLNKLIVLYDSNDISLDGDLDMSFSENIRKRFESYGWNYARVEDGNDTKAVSDAIEKAKGNTGGPTIIEVKTVIGYGSPNKSGKADAHGAPLGEDEMALTKEYYKWTFEEDFYVPEEVYDRFNSATDQLGVQSEQQWNDLFASYENEHKELAAQFKQAIANELPTDLKEQMPVYEAGASVATRSASGDSINALAKAVPALFGGSADLAGSNKTTIKNAGDFTVDNYAGRNIWFGVREFAMGTALNGMTLHGGVKVFGGTFFVFSDYVRPAIRLSALMGLPVTYVFTHDSVAVGEDGPTHEPVEQLASLRAMPGLSIIRPADGNETSAAWHIAATSKNTPTVLVLSRQNLEVLPNSQELAMENVSKGAYVISPATKEQADGLLLASGSEVSLAVEAQKALKEQDIDVSVVSMPSWDLFEKQDQVYKDSVLPKNIKKRVAIEMGASLGWHKYSGDEGTVMAIDTFGASAPGDLVIEKYGFTVENVVHEMKNLVNN
- the sirA gene encoding sporulation inhibitor of replication protein SirA produces the protein MRKYEIFKIKSAYQSFIMGRERLLFELLTVGPSTNYQEIEYLCDQLNQRELDHIIQNNLAKSFDELDSYHNEYRLTHLIKGEVFIKMGTHSIQVYCQGSRMLDLDLFVALSTSTDRFFAVMNEQEECGWLKPLKHSERMILENSMM
- a CDS encoding YneF family protein — protein: MTLWIAILLIVVALIGGVALGFFIARKYMMNYLKDNPPINEQMLRMMMMQMGQKPSQKKINQMMAQMNKVQDKPAKKK
- a CDS encoding alpha/beta hydrolase — protein: MKRRVVYIIGITSSVITALLTFFGILVTNRLMYLKTKDSEVILQREMIAKRFDRQWFETVRKDDIWIPSPNGYNLRAIFLRPLDTTRTVVICHGVTENKVNSIKYARLFERLGFNSVIFDHRRHGDSGGKTTSFGFYEKMDLKEVVTAVRKRVGKRALIGIHGESMGAATTLLYAGTYEDEADFYISDCPFSDFSEQLLHIIRTEMPFKTSMSLRIANLFLKIRDGYTSAAVSPREVMKFIDKPVLFIHSMEDTFILPQMTEELYELKEGDKMLKLFAKGAHAKSYNDNPDEYLQTVQRFLNRFRLYS
- a CDS encoding YqkE family protein; translation: MSKKQRKVSSNQRKQTTDDSATSLSDLMSEDMLAKLKGMKQEMKVEEEIKLEQEKEKRIQERKEREKNKSFEELLEEYGYDGTKHREY